Proteins encoded in a region of the Phacochoerus africanus isolate WHEZ1 chromosome 8, ROS_Pafr_v1, whole genome shotgun sequence genome:
- the ERF gene encoding ETS domain-containing transcription factor ERF, which translates to MKTPADTGFAFPDWAYKPESSPGSRQIQLWHFILELLRKEEYQGVIAWQGDYGEFVIKDPDEVARLWGVRKCKPQMNYDKLSRALRYYYNKRILHKTKGKRFTYKFNFNKLVLVNYPFIDVGLAGGAVPQSAPPVPSGGSHFRFPPSTPSEVLSPTEDPRSPPACSSSSSSLFSAVVARRLGRGSVSDCSDGTSELEEPLGEDPRARPPGPPELGAFRGPPLARLPHDPGVFRVYPRPRGGPEPLSPFPVSPLAGPGSLLPPQLSPALPMTPTHLAYTPSPTLSPMYPSGGGGPSGSGGGSHFSFSPEDMKRYLQAHTQSVYNYHLSPRAFLHYPGLVVPQPQRPDKCPLPPLAPETPPVPSSASSSSSSSSSPFKFKLQPPPLGRRQRAAGEKAPAGADKGSGIALGGGGSAGGGLAEGAVALAPPPPPPPQIKVEPISEGESEEVEVTDISDEEEEDGEVFKTPRAPPAPPKPDPGEAPGAAQCMPLKLRFKRRWSEDCRLEGGGGPTGALEDEGEDKKVRGEGPGEAGGPLTPRRVSSDLQHATAQLSLEHRDS; encoded by the exons ATGAAGACCCCGGCGGACACAG GGTTTGCCTTCCCGGATTGGGCCTACAAGCCCGAGTCATCCCCCGGCTCGAGGCAGATCCAGCTGTGGCACTTTATCCTGGAGCTGCTGCGGAAGGAGGAGTACCAGGGTGTCATCGCCTGGCAGGGGGACTACGGGGAATTCGTCATCAAGGACCCTGATGAGGTGGCTCGGCTCTGGGGTGTCCGCAAGTGCAAGCCCCAGATGAATTATGACAAGCTGAGCCGGGCTCTGCG CTATTATTACAACAAACGCATTCTGCACAAGACCAAGGGGAAACGGTTCACCTACAAGTTCAACTTCAACAAATTGGTGCTGGTTAATTATCCTTTCATCGATGTGGGGTTGGCTG GGGGTGCGGTGCCCCAGAGCGCCCCGCCAGTGCCATCAGGCGGCAGCCACTTCCGCTTCCCTCCCTCAACGCCCTCCGAGGTGCTGTCACCCACCGAGGACCCCCGTTCACCACCAGCCTGCTCTTCATCCTCATCCTCCCTCTTCTCGGCTGTGGTGGCCCGACGCCTGGGCCGAGGCTCTGTTAGTGACTGCAGCGATGGCACGTCAGAGCTGGAAGAGCCACTGGGAGAGGACCCCCGGGCCCGGCCGCCTGGCCCTCCAGAGCTGGGTGCCTTCCGTGGGCCCCCACTGGCCCGCCTGCCCCATGACCCTGGTGTCTTCCGTGTCTACCCCCGGCCCCGGGGTGGTCCTGAGCCCCTCAGCCCTTTCCCTGTGTCGCCTCTAGCCGGGCCTGGCTCCCTGCTACCCCCTCAGCTCTCACCGGCCCTGCCCATGACACCCACTCACCTGGCCTACACTCCCTCGCCCACGCTGAGCCCTATGTACCCCAGTGGTGGTGGGGGCCCCAGCGGCTCAGGGGGAGGCTCCCACTTCTCCTTCAGCCCTGAGGACATGAAACGGTACCTGCAGGCCCACACCCAAAGTGTCTACAACTACCACCTCAGCCCCCGAGCCTTCCTGCACTACCCTGGGCTGGTGGTGCCCCAGCCCCAGCGCCCTGACAAGTGCCCGCTGCCACCTCTGGCACCTGAGACCCCACCAGTCCCCTCCTCAGCCtcgtcgtcctcctcctcctcctcctctccattcAAGTTTAAGCTCCAGCCGCCCCCGCTGGGACGCCGGCAGCGGGCAGCTGGGGAGAAGGCACCAGCGGGCGCCGACAAGGGCAGTGGCATTGCTCTAGGTGGCGGCGGCAGCGCCGGTGGCGGGCTGGCAGAGGGGGCTGTGGcgctggccccacccccacccccaccaccgcaGATCAAGGTGGAGCCTATCTCCGAAGGCGAGTCGGAGGAGGTGGAGGTGACTGACATCAgcgatgaggaggaggaagacgggGAAGTGTTCAAGACGCCGCGTGCTCCACCCGCGCCCCCGAAGCCCGATCCCGGCGAGGCGCCCGGGGCAGCCCAGTGCATGCCCCTCAAACTGCGCTTTAAACGGCGCTGGAGTGAAGACTGTCgcctggaggggggtgggggccccACTGGGGCCCTCGAGGACGAGGGTGAGGACAAGAAGGTgcgtggggaggggcctggggaggctggggggcccCTCACCCCCAGGCGGGTGAGCTCTGACCTCCAGCACGCTACAGCCCAGCTCTCTCTGGAGCATCGAGATTCCTGA
- the GSK3A gene encoding glycogen synthase kinase-3 alpha produces the protein MSGGAPSGGGPGGSGRARTSSFAEPGGGGGGGGGGPGGSASGPGGSGGGKPSVGAMGGGVGASSSGGGPSGSGGGGSGGPGAGTSFPPPGVKLGRDSGKVTTVVATLGQGPERSQEVAYTDIKVIGNGSFGVVYQARLADTRELVAIKKVLQDKRFKNRELQIMRKLDHCNIVRLRYFFYSSGEKKDELYLNLVLEYVPETVYRVARHFTKAKLTIPIIYVKVYMYQLFRSLAYIHSQGVCHRDIKPQNLLVDPDTAVLKLCDFGSAKQLVRGEPNVSYICSRYYRAPELIFGATDYTSSIDVWSAGCVLAELLLGQPIFPGDSGVDQLVEIIKVLGTPTREQIREMNPNYTEFKFPQIKAHPWTKVFKSRTPPEAITLCSSLLEYTPSSRLSPLEACAHNFFDELRCPGTQLPNNRPLPPLFNFSPGELTIQPSLNAILIPPHLRSPAGTASLTSSSQALSETPTGPDWQSTDATTPLTNSS, from the exons ATGAGCGGTGGCGCGCCTTCAGGAGGCGGCCCTGGGGGCTCGGGCCGGGCGCGGACCAGCTCGTTCGCGGAGCCAGGCGGCggaggcggtggcggcggcggcggccccgggGGCTCGGCCTCCGGCCcaggcggcagcggcggcgggaAGCCGTCTGTCGGAGCCATGGGCGGGGGCGTGGGGGCCTCGAGCTCCGGGGGTGGCCCCAGTGGCAGCGGCGGAGGAGGCAGCGGCGGCCCGGGCGCCGGCACCAGCTTCCCGCCGCCCGGAGTGAAGCTGGGCC GTGACAGCGGGAAGGTGACCACAGTGGTAGCCACTCTAGGCCAAGGCCCAGAGCGCTCCCAAGAGGTGGCTTACACAGACATCAAAGTGATTGGCAATGGCTCATTTGGGGTCGTGTACCAGGCACGGTTGGCAGACACCAGGGAACTGGTGGCCATCAAGAAAGTTCTTCAGGACAAGAGGTTCAAG AACCGAGAGCTGCAGATTATGCGTAAGCTGGACCACTGCAATATTGTGAGGCTGAGATACTTTTTCTACTCCAGTGGGGAGAAG AAAGATGAGCTTTACCTAAATCTGGTGCTGGAGTATGTGCCTGAGACAGTGTACCGGGTGGCCCGCCATTTTACCAAGGCCAAGTTGACCATCCCTATCATCTATGTCAag gTGTACATGTACCAGCTCTTCCGGAGCTTGGCCTACATCCACTCCCAGGGTGTGTGTCACCGTGACATCAAGCCCCAGAACCTGCTGGTGGACCCTGACACCGCTGTCCTCAAGCTCTGCGATTTTGGCAG TGCAAAGCAGTTGGTCCGGGGGGAGCCCAATGTCTCCTACATCTGTTCTCGCTACTATCGGGCCCCGGAGCTGATCTTTGGAGCCACCGATTACACCTCATCCATCG ATGTGTGGTCAGCTGGCTGCGTACTGGCTGAGCTCCTCCTGGGCCAGCCCATCTTCCCTGGGGACAGTGGGGTAGACCAGCTGGTGGAGATCATCAAG GTGCTGGGAACACCAACCCGGGAACAGATTCGAGAGATGAACCCTAACTACACGGAGTTCAAGTTCCCCCAGATTAAAGCTCACCCCTGGACAAAG GTGTTCAAATCTCGAACGCCGCCCGAGGCCATTACGCTCTGCTCTAGCCTGCTGGAGTACACCCCGTCCTCGAGGCTCTCCCCACTGGAAGCCTGTGCCCACAACTTCTTTGATGAACTGCGATGTCCTGGAACCCAACTCCCCAACAACCGCCCGCTTCCCCCTCTCTTCAATTTCAGTCCTGGTG AACTCACCATCCAACCGTCTCTCAACGCCATCCTCATCCCTCCTCACTTGAGATCCCCGGCAGGCACTGCCTCCCTCACCTCATCCTCACAAG CTTTAAGTGAGACTCCGACCGGCCCGGACTGGCAGTCGACTGATGCCACAACTCCCCTCACTAATTCTTCCTGA
- the ZNF526 gene encoding zinc finger protein 526 isoform X1 encodes MGGVDSEGSLTPGAEGLCQERRGLQEARETGTAFCTMAEVAEVAEMPTQVSPGAVEMSTPMLGEKTERSAEVTEMAPGEALASSLFFQFMCSECGSLYNTLEEVLSHQEQHVPTVMEEEALTSQDTCLEPELVPGPEDGPFQCAECSQLILSPSELLAHQDAHLQESASQIQYQCGDCQELFPSPELWVAHRKAQHLSAAAAKPPMPLPLPPLTPPPPSPAPPEVKMEPYECPECSTLCTSPEEFLEHQGTHFDSLEKEERNGLEEEEEEEEDDDEETEDEEEAAAEVGDNAMEGDKSVASQAQGCGDCPQHWTSAGARRRHRRTSRGPASAAHPFHCSQCQRSFSSANRLLAHGRAHVGGTHECTTCSKVFKKAASLEQHLRLHRGEARYLCVDCGRGFGTELTLVAHRRAHTANPLHRCRCGKTFSNMTKFLYHRRTHAGKSGAPPGAAAAAVTSPAPAEPSPLPPPPAPPAQLPCPQCSKSFATASRLSRHRRAVHGPPERRHRCGVCGKGFKKLVHVRNHLRTHTGERPFQCHSCGKTFASLANLSRHQLTHTGVRPYQCLDCGKRFTQSSNLQQHRRLHLRPVAFARAPRLPITGLYNKSPYYCGTCGRWFRAMAGLRLHQRVHAQARTVTLQPPRSPPPAPPPPPPPEPQQTIMCTELGETIAIIETSQPLALVDTLQLCQAALGATEASGLLQLDTAFV; translated from the exons ATGGGAGGCGTGGATAGTGAGGGGTCCCTCACGCCTGGAGCGGAGGGTCTGTGTCAAGAGCGGCGGGGGCTGCAGGAGGCAAGAGAGACGG GCACTGCCTTCTGCACGATGGCTGAGGTGGCTGAGGTGGCCGAGATGCCAACACAGGTGTCACCAGGGGCAGTGGAGATGTCCACACCGATGTTAGGGGAGAAGACAGAGAGGTCAGCAGAGGTGACTGAGATGGCACCAGGGGAGGCCcttgcctcctccctcttcttccagTTCATGTGCTCTGAGTGTGGCAGCCTCTACAACACCCTGGAGGAAGTCCTCTCCCACCAGGAGCAGCATGTGCCCACTGTCATGGAGGAGGAGGCGCTGACCTCCCAGGACACCTGCCTGGAGCCAGAGCTGGTGCCAGGCCCTGAGGATGGGCCTTTCCAGTGTGCTGAGTGCAGCCAGCTCATCCTTTCCCCCAGTGAGCTCTTGGCCCATCAGGACGCCCACCTGCAGGAATCTGCAAGCCAGATCCAGTACCAGTGTGGAGACTGCCAGGAGCTGTTTCCCTCGCCGGAGCTGTGGGTGGCTCACCGCAAGGCCCAGCACCTTTCTGCCGCAGCAGCTAAACCTCCAAtgcctcttcctctgcctcccctcaCACCACCGCCTCCATCCCCTGCTCCACCCGAAGTCAAGATGGAGCCTTATGAGTGTCCTGAGTGCTCTACCCTCTGTACCAGCCCTGAGGAGTTCTTAGAGCATCAAGGCACCCACTTTGACTCCCTCGAGAAAGAGGAGCGCAATGGGctagaggaggaagaggaggaggaggaagatgatgatgaagagaCAGAGGATGAAGAAGAGGCAGCAGCAGAAGTTGGCGACAATGCTATGGAAGGTGACAAGTCCGTAgccagccaggcccagggctgtGGGGATTGTCCCCAACACTGGACTTCAGCAGGGGCACGTCGACGACACCGGCGCACATCCCGGGGCCCAGCATCAGCGGCTCACCCCTTCCACTGCAGCCAGTGCCAGCGCAGCTTCAGCTCCGCAAACCGGCTTTTGGCTCATGGGCGGGCCCATGTTGGTGGCACACACGAGTGTACGACCTGCTCCAAGGTCTTCAAGAAAGCAGCCTCCCTGGAGCAGCACCTGCGGCTACACCGCGGCGAAGCCCGCTACCTCTGCGTGGACTGCGGCCGCGGCTTCGGCACAGAACTCACATTGGTGGCCCACAGGCGGGCCCACACTGCCAACCCACTGCATCGCTGCCGCTGCGGCAAAACGTTCAGCAACATGACCAAGTTCCTCTACCACCGACGCACTCACGCTGGCAAGAGCGGGGCGCCTCCCggggcagcggcagcggcggtgacctccccagctccagctgagcccagccccctgcccccaccccctgctccaccCGCCCAGCTGCCCTGCCCACAGTGCTCCAAGTCCTTCGCAACGGCCTCCCGGCTCTCTCGACACCGGCGCGCGGTCCACGGGCCACCAGAGCGACGGCACCGCTGTGGCGTTTGCGGTAAGGGCTTCAAGAAGCTGGTCCATGTGCGCAACCACCTGCGGACACACACAGGCGAGAGGCCCTTCCAGTGCCACTCCTGTGGCAAGACTTTTGCTTCCCTGGCCAACCTCAGCCGCCACCAACTGACCCACACGGGCGTGCGTCCCTACCAGTGCCTGGACTGTGGCAAGCGCTTCACACAGAGCTCCAACCTGCAGCAGCACCggaggctgcacctgcggcccgtCGCCTTTGCCCGTGCGCCCCGCCTCCCCATCACCGGTCTCTACAACAAGAGCCCCTACTACTGCGGGACCTGCGGCCGCTGGTTCCGTGCCATGGCGGGCCTGCGACTGCATCAGCGGGTCCATGCCCAGGCCCGGACGGTGACACTGCAGCCTCCCAGAtcacctcctcctgccccacccccccccccaccccccgagcctCAGCAGACTATCATGTGCACGGAGCTCGGGGAAACCATCGCCATCATCGAGACATCCCAGCCTCTGGCTCTTGTGGACACACTGCAGCTGTGCCAGGCAGCACTGGGGGCCACTGAAGCGAGTGGGCTCTTGCAGTTGGACACGGCCTTTGTGTGA
- the ZNF526 gene encoding zinc finger protein 526 isoform X2 yields the protein MAEVAEVAEMPTQVSPGAVEMSTPMLGEKTERSAEVTEMAPGEALASSLFFQFMCSECGSLYNTLEEVLSHQEQHVPTVMEEEALTSQDTCLEPELVPGPEDGPFQCAECSQLILSPSELLAHQDAHLQESASQIQYQCGDCQELFPSPELWVAHRKAQHLSAAAAKPPMPLPLPPLTPPPPSPAPPEVKMEPYECPECSTLCTSPEEFLEHQGTHFDSLEKEERNGLEEEEEEEEDDDEETEDEEEAAAEVGDNAMEGDKSVASQAQGCGDCPQHWTSAGARRRHRRTSRGPASAAHPFHCSQCQRSFSSANRLLAHGRAHVGGTHECTTCSKVFKKAASLEQHLRLHRGEARYLCVDCGRGFGTELTLVAHRRAHTANPLHRCRCGKTFSNMTKFLYHRRTHAGKSGAPPGAAAAAVTSPAPAEPSPLPPPPAPPAQLPCPQCSKSFATASRLSRHRRAVHGPPERRHRCGVCGKGFKKLVHVRNHLRTHTGERPFQCHSCGKTFASLANLSRHQLTHTGVRPYQCLDCGKRFTQSSNLQQHRRLHLRPVAFARAPRLPITGLYNKSPYYCGTCGRWFRAMAGLRLHQRVHAQARTVTLQPPRSPPPAPPPPPPPEPQQTIMCTELGETIAIIETSQPLALVDTLQLCQAALGATEASGLLQLDTAFV from the coding sequence ATGGCTGAGGTGGCTGAGGTGGCCGAGATGCCAACACAGGTGTCACCAGGGGCAGTGGAGATGTCCACACCGATGTTAGGGGAGAAGACAGAGAGGTCAGCAGAGGTGACTGAGATGGCACCAGGGGAGGCCcttgcctcctccctcttcttccagTTCATGTGCTCTGAGTGTGGCAGCCTCTACAACACCCTGGAGGAAGTCCTCTCCCACCAGGAGCAGCATGTGCCCACTGTCATGGAGGAGGAGGCGCTGACCTCCCAGGACACCTGCCTGGAGCCAGAGCTGGTGCCAGGCCCTGAGGATGGGCCTTTCCAGTGTGCTGAGTGCAGCCAGCTCATCCTTTCCCCCAGTGAGCTCTTGGCCCATCAGGACGCCCACCTGCAGGAATCTGCAAGCCAGATCCAGTACCAGTGTGGAGACTGCCAGGAGCTGTTTCCCTCGCCGGAGCTGTGGGTGGCTCACCGCAAGGCCCAGCACCTTTCTGCCGCAGCAGCTAAACCTCCAAtgcctcttcctctgcctcccctcaCACCACCGCCTCCATCCCCTGCTCCACCCGAAGTCAAGATGGAGCCTTATGAGTGTCCTGAGTGCTCTACCCTCTGTACCAGCCCTGAGGAGTTCTTAGAGCATCAAGGCACCCACTTTGACTCCCTCGAGAAAGAGGAGCGCAATGGGctagaggaggaagaggaggaggaggaagatgatgatgaagagaCAGAGGATGAAGAAGAGGCAGCAGCAGAAGTTGGCGACAATGCTATGGAAGGTGACAAGTCCGTAgccagccaggcccagggctgtGGGGATTGTCCCCAACACTGGACTTCAGCAGGGGCACGTCGACGACACCGGCGCACATCCCGGGGCCCAGCATCAGCGGCTCACCCCTTCCACTGCAGCCAGTGCCAGCGCAGCTTCAGCTCCGCAAACCGGCTTTTGGCTCATGGGCGGGCCCATGTTGGTGGCACACACGAGTGTACGACCTGCTCCAAGGTCTTCAAGAAAGCAGCCTCCCTGGAGCAGCACCTGCGGCTACACCGCGGCGAAGCCCGCTACCTCTGCGTGGACTGCGGCCGCGGCTTCGGCACAGAACTCACATTGGTGGCCCACAGGCGGGCCCACACTGCCAACCCACTGCATCGCTGCCGCTGCGGCAAAACGTTCAGCAACATGACCAAGTTCCTCTACCACCGACGCACTCACGCTGGCAAGAGCGGGGCGCCTCCCggggcagcggcagcggcggtgacctccccagctccagctgagcccagccccctgcccccaccccctgctccaccCGCCCAGCTGCCCTGCCCACAGTGCTCCAAGTCCTTCGCAACGGCCTCCCGGCTCTCTCGACACCGGCGCGCGGTCCACGGGCCACCAGAGCGACGGCACCGCTGTGGCGTTTGCGGTAAGGGCTTCAAGAAGCTGGTCCATGTGCGCAACCACCTGCGGACACACACAGGCGAGAGGCCCTTCCAGTGCCACTCCTGTGGCAAGACTTTTGCTTCCCTGGCCAACCTCAGCCGCCACCAACTGACCCACACGGGCGTGCGTCCCTACCAGTGCCTGGACTGTGGCAAGCGCTTCACACAGAGCTCCAACCTGCAGCAGCACCggaggctgcacctgcggcccgtCGCCTTTGCCCGTGCGCCCCGCCTCCCCATCACCGGTCTCTACAACAAGAGCCCCTACTACTGCGGGACCTGCGGCCGCTGGTTCCGTGCCATGGCGGGCCTGCGACTGCATCAGCGGGTCCATGCCCAGGCCCGGACGGTGACACTGCAGCCTCCCAGAtcacctcctcctgccccacccccccccccaccccccgagcctCAGCAGACTATCATGTGCACGGAGCTCGGGGAAACCATCGCCATCATCGAGACATCCCAGCCTCTGGCTCTTGTGGACACACTGCAGCTGTGCCAGGCAGCACTGGGGGCCACTGAAGCGAGTGGGCTCTTGCAGTTGGACACGGCCTTTGTGTGA